The genomic interval TTTGGTGGCCTGACAGCGGGGCAGAGCGTGCAGCTGCACGTCACGCAGAGTGTGCCTGCCGGAGAAGCCAATGCCACGGTCAGCACTTTGCGGCTCTATGCATACACCCCACAGATCGGTTCGCCTGAGCGTCTTATCCTGACCCCCTACGACGCCGCCCGCTTCCGCACCGACGAACTCTATATCGGCCGAGGCATCGGCCGACTCGACAAAACCCAGGCGCTGTGCAGCCTAGACGGCGCTGGCACGCTGAACTGTCCAGCGGCGCAGACCATGTTCGATGCCATTGAGCTGTACAAGCAGCCCATCGAAGTGCAGCCCTGCAGTGTTGTGAAGTATGTCCTCTTCGCGCGCAACGACGGCGACGCACTCCTGCGGCAAGGGCGCCTGCGCGACACCATTCCTGCAAATACGACCCTCCTAGACACGGTTCCCCTGTTCAATTCGCCTGCAGCGCTTTACCGCGTGAATGGCGGAACGTGGACCAATACGGCGCCCACCAATCTGCCAGAGGGCACCAGCATTGAAGTCGGCCCTGATCTCAACGGTGATGGTCAATTTACTGCTGATGACGGTCTCCCGGCACGCAGCCGGGCGATCGGCGCGGCCCTGTACGTTCAGGTCAAAGGCCCAAACTGCGCTGTTCCCACAGCCTTCCCCGCTGAAACGTATCTCCCCTTTCAACCCACGTCGGTCGCCACCCAGACCAACTGATTGGGACGCCTCTAGACCGTTCGTTAGCCATCACGTCAGGGGCGACCGTCTGGCCGCCCCTTAAAGGACACACCATGAAACGACTATTGCTGACCTGTCTCCTCTCAGCCGCTTCGGCTGCCCTCGCTGCGGGTACCCCTGCAGGGACCATCATCACCAACACTGCCAGCCTCGAAAGCGTGGATGACGCTGGCCAGAACGTCACCACGCCCAGCAACGGGGTCACCTTGACCGTCCGCCACGTGGCCGCCGTCGAGATCACGCCCAATGGCTCAGCCACGCAGCCTGGTCAGACGGTCATTGGTCGGCCAGGACAGGACGGCGTGCTGACCTACCTCATCAGAAACCCCAGCAATGGCAACGACATCTATACCCTCGACACCCAGGCGCAGCCGGGCGTGACCAGCGCCCTGGTGACCTACTGGGCCGATGACGGTGACGGCAGATTTGACCCTGATAAGGACTCACCGGTTAGCACTGTGTCTCTACAGCCCGACGAAGAACGTGTTCTCTTCGCCACTTACCCTGTGCCGAGTGGTGCCCAGAGTGGCGCGACATTCGTGTTTGGTCCGCGGGCCACCAGTGGCGTGGACCAGGCTGTGACTGACCGGGACAACTTCGGGCAAATCAGCACTCAGGCAGTGCTCAGTCTGACCTTCAGTGCCAGTCAGAACGGTACGTCCACCAGCCCAGGCAGCGTGACGTATACCCATGAACTGCACAACACCGGCAACGCGCCACTGACAGCTCAGGCGCTGGCGCTGACAGATTCGGGCGGGGCCTGGTCGTATGCCTACCAGATCGGGGACGCTGGAGCAGCAAGCACGCTGCAAGATGCCCTGGCCCTCTGGAACGGAACCCTCGCCTCGGGCCAGCGCCTGCCTATTCGGGTCACTGTCACGGCGCCCACAGGTCTGGCGGGCGGCGTCCAGGACACCTTGCAACTGGGTGCGTCCATTGTGACGCCGTCCAGCGAGACGGTCGACAACCAGACCCCCGCGCCCCTCACACTCACCGATGTGACCATGATTCTCAAAGGTGTGCCCAGCAGCGCGAAGACCGTGCAGAGCTGCGGGCAGGACGCGACCTGCGCGGCGCCTGTTTCCATTACTGATGGGCTCGTTCAGCCCAACGAATACCTGCTGTATACCATCACCGGATCGAATGGCGGCAATGGTGGTCTGCGCCGGCCCATTCTGAAAGACACGCTGCCCCAGCACCTCAAAGGCGTGACGTTTCGCGGCGTCGCCAGCCTCAATGCCGGACAGCTGCTTTACAGCCTGGACGGACAGAGTTGGACGCTTCAGGTCCCGTCCATCCAAGACGCTGAAGGGGTGACGGTATATCTGGGCTGGGACAGCAACAGTGACGGCGTGGTCACTTCGGAAGACGTGCTGCCCGCCGGCGAGGGCCTGACCCTGACGCTCATCACGGCGGTCAAGTAAATGCGGCGGGCTGCGAATGCCGTGCGTCTCGCGCTCGCGCTGAGCCTGGGGACCGCCGCGCTCGCGGCCCCGACGCCAGCCGGCACGACCATCACCAACACAGCCATCTTCACCACTGACGAAGCCGACACTCAAAGCAACCCCGTCACGCTTACGGTTCGGGACGTGTGTGGCGTGGCCCTGAGTCCCGCAGCGCAGCAGGCCTCTGGCCAAGTAGGACAGCTCACTGCCTTCACGTTCACGCTGTTCAACACCGGCAACGTTACGTCCACCTATCCGCTGCAGGCGCTGGGCACGCAGACGGGTCAAGGCGCAACGGCAGGGGCCAATGTGGCCCTGCTGAACCTATCGGGTCAGACACTGACGCCACCCACCGTCACGCTCGCAGCGGGCGAACGCCGCGACGTGGTGCTGGGCGTGACCCCGCAGGGGGCGGGCGTTGCGGTGGGCCGACTGCGTGCTTCGTGCTCGGCGGTTGTCGATGCCGAGGGCCTGGCCCGCGTGGACGCTTCGCTTGTGCCGCTGGTTGCCACCAAAGCTGTGGATAAGGCACAGGCCAAGCCAGGGGACATCCTGACGTACACCGTCACGGTCACGAATCCCAATCTGGCCACGGTCACTGATGTGCGTGTCACTGACACGCTCGATGCACGCCTCAAATATCTGGATGCCCAGCAGCCCGCAGGGGTTGCAGGCCAGACCGTGACGTTTCAGCTGCCTTCCCTGCCTGCGGGCTCTCAGGTCTCATTCACCTTCAGGGCCCAACTCGACACCCTTACGGATGACGTGCTGGTGGACAACGCGGCGCAGGTGACCAGCACTGAACTCCGAGCTCCTGTACCCACCAACACCGTGCGGACCCATGTCTGGGATCCCAGCCTGGCCATTACCAAGGTCAGCGGGCAACTGCATGCGGGGGTCGGCGACGCCCTGAATTACACGCTGACGGTCACCAACACCAGCATGTCAGCGCGGCTGGAGCGGTTTACCGTGCAAGACCATTTGCCCCGGGGATTGCATCTGGACGCCGCAACGCTGCGCCTAAACGGACAACTCGCAACCGACCTGGATCCCGATCCTCAAGTGATCCAAGTCAGCGGTGACCACCTCGCACCTGGGCAGGCGGTGCGGCTGACCTACGTCGCCACGGTGACGCCCGAGGCGCTGGGGTACCTCACACTCCGCAACGTGGCGCAGGCCTGGGCCGTCAGTCCGTCTCGTCCGAATGAGCCTGTCCGGACGCCTGAAGTCGACGCCATCGTTCGAGTGAATGCGCCGGGGCTGGGGGTTTTGTTGGGCCGCGTTTACCTTGATCTCAACGGCAATCGGCGGTTTGACACCACTGACCGGCCTGTGAAGGGCGCCAGGCTCGTGGTTTCCGGCGTCGCGACTGCGCTCACCGATGCTGAAGGCCGCTACGCGATTCCAAACCTGCGGGCCGGTCAGTATGCCGTGGGCCTTGACCGGGCAAGCGTGCCGTACAGCGCCGACGTGCTGTCTGGCTCGCTCCTTATGCCCGGAACGCGCTTGGTCACCTTGTCTGAAGTGGTGGCCGCCGACTTTCCCCTCCTCCCACCAACAGGAACAGGGACAGCCGCCCGAAGCGCAGAGATTGATGGCGGGAGCTGGCGCGTAATGAAGACCGTGCAGCGGACCTCACCACTGGTGGTGCTGGTGACACTCACGCTCAAGGCTACAAAGCCCATCACGCTTGACTTAAGTGACCCTCTCCCCCCTGGAGCGGCCCTTCAGTCAGGCGTGCCTACCTGGCGCGGCCAGGTGGATGCAGGGCAGACCGTGACCCTCCAGTACACATTCACGTCCGCGCTACCGGACGCGTCTCTGACCACAGATCCTGCAGTGCAGGTCCAAGGAGCTGCCAAGTGAAGTCCGCCCTGAATCTTATGCTCGTGACCGGGCTCCTGAGCCTTTCTTTTCCGGCCTTTGCGGCCAGCGAGCCCCTGCCGACCGTTACCACCCAACAGGCGGGCGAAACCCGCGTCATTCTGGGTACCACGGGCCAGACACCGCGGCTGACCAGTGTCGGGGACGGTCTCCTGTGGCTCAGTGGCGACCAGGTGCTCACCCTGGACGTGGCGTCCCGTGGTCTGGTGAGTGTGCTGTTGACCTCGCCTGCCCTTGATCCTCAAGACTACCGACTCGCTGAGGAATATGGAGACGAGCAGTATGACCGTGCTGGCACGAGAACGGTCTATACCCTGACATCACCTGATGGCCGCACGGTGGCCCAGCGGGCGTATCTACCTCAATCAGGCAGTGCCCGCGACCTGTTGTTCACGGGTGTTCTCCCTGCTGGGCGCTACACCCTGCGGGTGGCCACCACAGGCGCGTCAAAAAACACGTTTGCCCTCGGGGTCGTGGGCGCCCGGGTGAGCGCGCCTCAGGTCAATGTCACGGTGCTCTCCCGGGAGTGGGTGCCACTCGCCACCTTACAGCCCAGTGCAGACAGCAGCACCCTGAGCATCTACGACACGGACGGCGAAAACGAACTGAACCTCCGGCTGCGCTTTCCAGATGGACGACTCCAGGCCCTGAGTGGCGGCAGAGACCGTGAGGTCCTCACGGTGACGGTCCCTGCCGCCACTGCAGGGGCAATTCTGCTGGAGGCCCGAATTCCTGTGGGGGCCGCTCAGCACAGCAACACCGTGGGGCTCAAGGTGCAGAACCAGGACATGACCCTGACGCCACCGGCGCCTGAGTCGCCTCCGGGCGAGGTGCACGTCACCCCGTCCGCGAAAACCCCCGCTGTGCCGCTGTCCACGCCTCCAGTTCAGGTCCGACCGCCTGAACCGACCCCTGCTGCCGTCCTGCTGACGCCGCCTGTGGTTTCACCCCCGGCCGCGTCCCCTCGCGCGCCGCTTATTCTGCCCTTCACGCGTGGAAGCACCGTCTCTTTGCGATTAGACGTGCCTTCAGGCGGCACGCTCCTGGTGGCCCACACCCTGCCGCAAGGCGCGACCCTGGTGCCGGGCAGCGCCACGGATGATCTGGGCCGCGCCGTTGATCTGCGTGTCGGACGATCCGGTCGGCTGTACTTCACTGTTCCGGCCACCGTTCGTCTGGTGTCCTACCGCATCACCCACAGCGCAGCTTTGTCTGAACTGGCGGCGCCTGCCATCGTCCGGCTGACCGAGCAGGGCCGCGACCACCTTCAGGGTCAGATCGACGAGGATGACGCCCGGACAGCTCAGCGGCCCAAAGTGATCAGCCTGTCGCGCGCGGAAGGCCTGCTCCGGTTCCCACTGGACGGCGCCGTGCTGCAGGAACGCAGCACGGCGGTTGAGGTGCATTACACCGGGAGCGAGCCGCCGCTGCTCGTGAATGGACAGGTGATCAGCCCTGAGCTGATTGGCAAGCGTGTCCAGGGCGAAGGCTTTGGCGCCCTCACGTACGTGGCGGTTCCACTGCAAACCGGCACGAACATCTTGGAGGTGGGCGGCGAAACGGTCACTGTCCGTGTTCCAGGGAAAGCCGCGCAGGTGGTATTCACCCCGGTCAGCCTTCAGGGCGATGCCCGCACCCCAGCTGTCATCGGGGTTGAAGTGCAGGATGACGCGGGCTTGCCCGTGCGCGTGCCCAACCTCACACTCAGCATTGAAGGTGCGCAGCCCCTGAATCCGGACGCGATTCCAGCAGCCCCGGGGTATCAGCTGGCCCTGACCGACGGCCGGGCCGAGCTCCGCCTCAAACCGCAGGCGAGCGGTCAGGTGATCTTGACCGCGGGAAGTTACGCTGGACGCGCGACCTTCACCCTGGGGGCTGGCCAGGGCCAGCTGATAGTGGGCCAAGCCAGCTACACCTTGGGCGGGGACAACCTGATGAGCGGCGCGGTGTTCCGCGGGCAACTTGCTGGCCGCGCCACCCTGGAGCTCCCCTGGGCGGGCGGCCAGCTTCGGCTCAATGCAGACAGTGAAGGCTTACAAGTGTTGAATGACGTTCAGACGCCCCGTCACTTGGTCACTGGCGACGCCAGTACAGTCCAGAATGATCTCACGGCGCGCGGCGCAGTGGCCGCTGAATACCGTCGAGAAGGCGTGAGTGTCCGCTACGCGCTCAAGGCAGCAGTGAATCCCCTCACCACTGCGGTGTACGACGCGGATGGGTTGGCAGCGGCGGCAGACTTGGGGGGGGCCGAAGCGTTCGTCTACCGAGCCCAGGTGACCCAGGGCCGGCAGCACCTGAGTGTCCAGCCGATCAGGAGCGTGATTGAGCTGGGCCCCGGCGTGACCCCCGCCAGCGAAACCCTTCGTGTGACTGGTCAGGTTCAGGGCGTTAGCCGCGTCCGCACGTTGACTCGCGGCATTGACTACAGCGTCACCTATGACACAGGCGTCGTCACCCTGACCCGGCCAGTTGCCCTGACGGATCCTGACCTGGAGCAGCCGCAGCTGGACATCACATTTGATCGGCCTGGGGACCCAGCGCAGCTGACCCCCGTCTGGGGCGTGGGGATGCGCCGGGCGTGGGGAAGTTTCAAAGGCAGCGGAAACAGTGGAGGAGAAGTCGTTCTGGCGTACGTTGACGAAGCGCGCAACGGCACATTCGGTGTTCGGGCCACCCTTCAGGACACCAGCCGTCTCGTTAGGTTTTTGGGGCTGGTCAATGCTGGCGTCCGCAGTGAAGTCAGCCTCAAGCAGGCCTTTGGGCAGGGGCTGGTGACCGCCAACGTCGTGGTGCAGACCGAGGGCTACCGGGGAGTCCTCGAAGGCACGCCGGGCACCACAGCGAACGTGAGTGCCGCCCTCCCGCTGTCACCGACCTTTGGTGTCCGTGCGCGCGCTGAGTACGCCAGTGCACGCCAGCGGCTGGACAGCGAAGTGCTTGGGGTCCACACGCAAGGCGCCTTTACGTTCGGCCTGGGCGCAGCGGCCAGTTCAGAGGGAAATATTCGGGCTGTCGTAGAGGCCAGTCTTACCCAGCCTGTTGCATTGAAAGTCCGGCATGAGCAGAGCTTGACTGGTCAGGGAAGTGCCACCACGCTCAGCGCCAACGTGCCACTCACCCCAGCCTTGGGCATCAAAATTGAGGACCGGATCAAGTGGGAAGGTGGCCAGGCCCAGCATCAGGGTGCTGTGGGCTTGGCGGGCCGGGCAGGCGTGAGCCAGTACGACATTTCGTATGAGCTGCCGACCTTGGCCGGCGACAGTGGACGGGTCCGGGCCGCTGTTCAGGCGGACATGCCAGTCAGCGAGCGCCTGAGTATCGGGCTTCGCGCTTCAAGCACTGTCCTGCCAGCATTAACCGCGCAGGCCAGTGTGGACGCCCGGTACCGCACCCAGACCTGGCTGGGGACTCTTGGCGCTGATGTTGACTGGCAGAACGGCTGGACCACCGGTCTGCGCGGCACCCTGACCCACAGTGACGGCCCCTGGACAACGTCGCTCAATGCCCAGAGTGTTTTCGGCGTGCGGGGTGGGCACAAGTACGCTGCCGGCCTGGCGTACCGCGGCGAAGTGCTGAACGTCCTGGCCACCGCCCGCTATGAAACGGGTGCCCTCGCGCCGATGGGTGGTCTAGCCTCGGTGTCCACCGACGCGACCTATCACTTTGGATCTGCGGCGGTACGCGCTGGCTTCGGACTGCGCAGTTCGGCGGCTTTCGAGACCTTGACGTGGCAGGCCTACACCGGCGGCACGTACTGGCTGACACCACGGTTCGGCCTTGGCGGCCAGTACCGCGTGATCGGTCAGCAGGCCACAGGCCTCCTGAGCCCGGCTGCCAGTGTCGAAGCGACGGTGGTGCCAGCCCCCGGGTTGGGGGTCACGGCCGGGTATACCTTTGCGCGTGAAGGGGCGCTGACGTGGCCGTCAGGTCAAGGTCGTGGCCCCTACGTCCGTCTGGATCTTCTGGTCAATCAACAGAAGTAAAGCAGCTGGGCGGAGGTGTCGGGTCTTGGACCCGACACCTCCGCTTTTGCCTGCGCTCCAGAGATGTGGGACATCCTTAAGTATCCCCTTCAATGCCGCAGTCGTCTGCCCTAAAGCAGTTTCTCTGGCCGTAGCCGTCAGAACCCACGCGCCAAACACCATGAAAGTATGAATGCACCCCCTGATGTGAGGCGCCGCCTCGCCCTCCTGGTGCTGGGACTTGCCGCTCTATGCGGCCGGGCCCAGGCCGAAGTGGCAATAACCAACAAATTTTCGCCGTCCACAGCTGTAGTCGGTCGCACGCTCCAGTACTCCCTGACCCTCAACAGCACCGAGGTGACCCCCCTCATGGACACGGGCCTCCGGCATACCCTGAGCGGCATTTCAAACATTCACGAGGGCACGGCTACAAGCTCTTGTGGAGGCGCCGTCGGAAGCAGTGGCAACACCCTGACCTGGACAGGCGGCACCGTGCCGGCTGCTCCGGCCAGTGGTACGGTGACCTGCACCATTACCGTGCAGGTCACCGCGAACACCACCCCCAGTACCTACACGGCCACGGTACCTGCCGGCGCCTTGACTACTGCGGCTGGGGTCAGCAACCGGTTCAGTGCCAGTGCCAGTTTCAACTCGACGCCGCTGCTTTTGCCCACGCTCGAAGCCGCGATGACGGACTCCCGCGTCGCCTACAACTATTTCGGCATGCAGTTTCTCCAGATGCCCGGCGCGACCAGCGGTGTCGCTCTTACCAACCAAAATGCGGTGCCGCTCAACCTGCGCAGCGCCGTTCTCAATGTCAACCCGCAGTTCAGCGGCGCGCCGACCCTAAGTGGGCCTGGTTGCCAAGGCACCATGGGCGCCATCAGCACCACACCTTCCTATCACACCGTCCAGATCACAGATTTGACACTCCCCGCCGCTGGACGTTGTCTCCTGACCTTTGACGTGAGACAGTCAACCGCGCTGCACTACCAGGCCTATACCGATGGCGTGCCGAGCAGTACCCCGGCGACAGTGGGTTTCACCATGCCGCAGATACGGCTGAATGAAGTCGACCAGGACACCAGCATGGCCAACAAGACGGTGAGCGCCCGTTACAGTGCCACGGGCCGAGTGCCCATCGGTTTTGCCAAACTCATCAATCACCAGGACAGGCTTACAGTCAGTGGCGGGCGGGACAACACGCTGACCCTCAGCCTTTTGGTGAAGAACAACACCCGGGAGACACGGTTTTTCTCCTACCAAGATCCCCTCATCGCGGCTGGCGATTACAGCGCGAGCAGTGTCGTCAGCGTGGCAGAAACGCGGGACCAGGAGAACACCAACGACTATTCCAGTGGCTCACAGGTGGCGCGCACCCCCCAGGCCTGCAGCACACAGGGCGTCCACTTTGACCGGCAGGCGAAATTGGTGCAGTACAGCAATGTGGCGGTGCCTGCGGCCAGCGTTTGCCGGTTTGATGTAACGTTCGTGCTCCCGAAAGGGTCGTATAGCGGCGTGGCCTACTACCTCATACGAAACAATCAGGTGCAGACGGACGTGCTTGCCACCTCATCCAACAACGGAGGGGCGGCCGCAGCGGCCCTGACGGTCCAGACTGAAGGTCAGCTGACGTTCTCGGGTTCGACCGGCTACTACCTCAACGCCTTGTGGCTCAGCGCTTCCATCAGCAACCCTTCGAACGAGGACATGACCGGTGTCGAGTTCACCGCGCCTTGGGATGACTTTCTGCCCATTGAATTTGATGCTGAGCGCTCCTACAGCACTTGCGGCGGTACGCTGTCTGGCCTCGCAGGGGGAAAAGGTGCTGTTTTCCGCGGCGGCCGGGTGCCAAGTCTGGAGGAATGCAAGGTCGTCATCGCGATACGTCCCGACAGCGTGCTGGGTACCATGAGCAGCACCGCACACGTCTCTGCGCCGGTGAACGTCACAACCACCAGTGGCCACCGGATCAACAGTCAATCAGGCGGCACGTACCTGAGCGTATATGGCAATACGCTCTTTCTCACGGCCAGCAGCTCAAAAATCCCCACTGGCGCTGCAACCCACCGGCAAGTGACCCTGACCAACTACGCCGCACAGGTGCTGCAGGATCGCCCAATAGCCCTTAGTATTGCCCCGCAGGAAACATTCCTGGCTCAGGACCTTGACGTGGTCTGTCAGACGCAACCTGGAAACATCCAGCAGGCCTACCGTATTCCGTTTGGTGCCGTCTCGGTCTCGGGTCAAACCATGACATTTACCCTGCGGGATATCCCTGCCTACACGATGGACCAATCTCGGCGGATCGATGAGCAGGTGTTCGGCGCGCGCGCGCCCACGCAATGTGTCACCACCGTAGCCATTCGGGGCAACAGTGCTGGCACCTTCACCAGCACCGCGTCGACCGCTGATCTGGCCAACTACTACGGCTCGACCCCCCCAGCCACCCTCACCCGCTCTGCCACCGCCGCCTACGTTGAGAGTCCGACCTACACCATCAATCACACGTTCGCGCCGCAAACCGTCTACGCCGGTCAGAGCACCGCCCTGCGCTTGACGGTGCCTACCCCCAGCTCATCGGCGTATGCCGGCGTCCTCACCCGATTCCGCATTGCGACGCAGTTGCCCTCCGGCATGGAGGTTGATCCACAGGCTTTGACGAAGTACGGATGGCACCAAGCGTCGGACGGCAGTCACATCTACCTGTCCGGCTATCCCTACACCACGCAGACACTCAACCCTACGTGTGATACCCAGCGTCAGTGCACGGGCGCAGGCATCCTGGTGCGCCCTGATGGTCGCTCGCTCGTGTTCTATGCCAGTGAAGGCTCAAAGCTGCCTGACGTGCCGGTACTGGTCACGAAGTTCGGTGACCTGACCAGTATCATCGCGGCCGCGCAGACCGAAGCGGCGGACGGCAGTTCCGCACGCATCATCGCTGACACCTCGGCCAGCGTGAAGGTGCTGCCGTCTATCGTGGCGCGCGCTGCCTATGATCCCCCCCGCATCGTCAGTGGTGGGGTCAGTCGCCTTCAGGTGCAGATCGTTAATGCCAATCCAGTGCAGGAGACTGTGAGGGTGCGCATCCCCCTGCCCATGCAAGTGAACATGGCAGACGCTGCACTGACCGGCTGCGCGGGCGACCTGACCCGGTCCTACAACGCCGCGACCCGTGAATTGGTGGTAGACGGCATTCAACTCCAACAAAACGAGCAGTGTGCCCTTCAAGTCCCTGTGCGTGCCACCACGGGCCGGGCCGCCTCGACCTACACGACCACCATTCCAGCTGGCCACGTTACTGGTCCAGCGTCCAATACTGGCAATCAGAGCGCTGCCGCAGCCCCCCTTGCGGTTGATCCGCTGCCCGTGTGTGTTGAAGCTGCACCAGGACAGCCCGGGCGTCAGAGCTTGACCCTGACCACGCCAGGACAAGGCCGCGCGACCCTGATCCTGATCAACAATGGCAGTCAGGACGCGACTGCGCGCAACCTCGTCTGGACGGTCAGGCTCCCGGACGGTTTCTCAGCCCACTATGCCTTTGACGGCGGCATGCCCTCTCCCTCTCTTGATCAGGCCTGGTCTGACCGAGTGGCCGCTCGCGGCGCTCTGCCCCCCGGCGAACAGACCCACTTATCGGTGACCTATCACAGCCCGGCGGGGCTGCAACGTGGCGATGTGGCCCAAGCTGAGGTATCGGTCACTGCAGACCACGCGATGTGTGCCGGCGCGCAGCAGTTCTACACCCTGACTGTGGTGCAGGCTGACCCTAGCGTTCACAAGACGCAGGCGCTGTGCCTGGTTCTGGCCAATGGAGCGTTGCAGTGCGGCTCTGAGACCGACGCGCCGCTTGAACTGCGCCCCTGTGAACGTCTGCGCTACACCCTGACCGCCACTAATACCGGCGACGGTCCACTTCAGCGACCTCAGCTGCGTGACCGGCTGGATGAGCGGTTGAGCCTGAGTGCCGCTTTAGGTGTCAGCTCACTGGGGACGTCAGTGCTGTACAGCGCAGACGGCGGGCCATTCGGACCTCGCCCCACCGATGTCCGACAGATTCGGGAGCTGCGGGTGGCGCCCGATACCAATCAGGACGGACTGATCGATGCCCGTGATGTGCTGCAGCCGGGCGAAACCCTGACGCTGGTGTTGACTGCGGGCCTTGCCAGTCCCTGTCCAGCCCCCTAAACCGTCAT from Deinococcus multiflagellatus carries:
- a CDS encoding isopeptide-forming domain-containing fimbrial protein, with the protein product MRLALALSLGTAALAAPTPAGTTITNTAIFTTDEADTQSNPVTLTVRDVCGVALSPAAQQASGQVGQLTAFTFTLFNTGNVTSTYPLQALGTQTGQGATAGANVALLNLSGQTLTPPTVTLAAGERRDVVLGVTPQGAGVAVGRLRASCSAVVDAEGLARVDASLVPLVATKAVDKAQAKPGDILTYTVTVTNPNLATVTDVRVTDTLDARLKYLDAQQPAGVAGQTVTFQLPSLPAGSQVSFTFRAQLDTLTDDVLVDNAAQVTSTELRAPVPTNTVRTHVWDPSLAITKVSGQLHAGVGDALNYTLTVTNTSMSARLERFTVQDHLPRGLHLDAATLRLNGQLATDLDPDPQVIQVSGDHLAPGQAVRLTYVATVTPEALGYLTLRNVAQAWAVSPSRPNEPVRTPEVDAIVRVNAPGLGVLLGRVYLDLNGNRRFDTTDRPVKGARLVVSGVATALTDAEGRYAIPNLRAGQYAVGLDRASVPYSADVLSGSLLMPGTRLVTLSEVVAADFPLLPPTGTGTAARSAEIDGGSWRVMKTVQRTSPLVVLVTLTLKATKPITLDLSDPLPPGAALQSGVPTWRGQVDAGQTVTLQYTFTSALPDASLTTDPAVQVQGAAK